The sequence AGAAACATGGAAATCGAGGAGATTGAGCCAATCGCCCGCAAGGTGCTGGACGCCGTATCCCTGTCATCGGATAAAGATTTCCTCAACCTCGACGTCCATGACCTGTCCGGTGGCATGGCCAAGCGATTGGCGCTGGCGAGGGCGCTGGCGATGAACCCGCAAGTCATCTTCTATGACGAACCGACCACCGGACTGGACCCGACCAGCGCGGCCCAGGTCCACGACCTGATCGTCACAACCCATGAACAGTTCATGGATAATGGACACAACCGAACGACGTTGATCATCACCCATGACAAGGATCTTCTCAACCGTATGCGCCCGCGAACGGTGATGATGCACGAGGGTGAAATCTTCTTCGATGGTCCATTGGAAGAATTCGAGAAATCCAAATCTCCCTACATCCGCCCTTACTTCGATATCATGCCAATCCTTCATGGGGGCAGGAAACCGCTGGCGGATTAAAGGTATCAAGCGTTGACGGTTTTCCAATCGGCTTCGGCAAAGTGATGCTCAACGCAGTCCTCGCCCTCCCCGCCCCGGTCAATAACCAGAAAGTCAGTATTATCGGCAAGAGCTACAAGCGGGTGGTGCCAGACACGGCGGTGAAAATTGACGCCTTGCGCCCCGTCACTGACAAAAGCCCGCATGGTCGCAGGATCCAGCGGATCACCGGGCAAGGCGACAATAATCAGAAACCGCGTGTCGCCCAGCGGCATGAAAAGCTGGCTCGACAAAGCATGATATTCCAGCCGCTTGACCTGCAAAGGCATCGGCCACATGCGGGTGCGAAAAATATTGATCAAAGGGCGTCCGCCTTGACCCGCAACATCGATTTTGGCGAGGTCATGAAAACGCCTACACAGATCATCATTGATCAGATAATTGTCAGCACCGTCCGTCTGGATGACATCCCCGTACGGAGCAAAGGATTGACGCGTCAGTTCCCTGAGTTCAAGTTCCATAGTCACTTGTTTATCCCTAGAGGCATGTGGCGATTAACGTTCTTATAGAGCAAATACCTGAACTTGCCCGGCCCCCCGGCATAACAAGCCTGCGGGCAAAAGGCCCGAAGCCACATATAGTCCCCAGCTTCCACCTCAAGCCAATCCTGGTTCAATCGATAAACGGCTTTTCCCTCCAGCACATAAAGTCCATGTTCCATGACATGGGTCTCTGTGAAAGGAATAACAGCTCCCGGCTCAAGAGTGACAATATTGACGTTCATGTCATGACGGAGATCGTCTGTATCGACAAAACGGGTCGTCGCCCATTTCCCATCAGTGTCCGGCATGGCGGTTGGCGCAATATCCTTTTCATTGGTTACAAATGATTGAGGGGCATCGATGCCATCAACGTGTTCATAAATTTTACGGACCCAATGGAATACCACCGGCGATGATGAATTGTTCAAAACGGACCAATCGCTACCCGGGGCAATATAGGCATACCCGCCAGGTTCGAGGTTGTGAGTATTCCCATCAAGTGTGAGGGACAATGTCCCTTTGATAACAAAGAGAACAGCCTGCGCCTGTGCTTCGGCTTCTGGTCGTTCACTGCCGCCACCGGGCATAACCTCACATATGTATTGAGAGAACGTTTCGGCAAAACCTGACAGCGGTCGCGATATCACCCAGAAACGGGAATCGGACCAGAAAGGCAACTTACTCGTTACGATATCGGTCATCACGTCTCCGGGGATCACCACGTAGGCGGTCGTGAAGGCCGCACGGCCCGACAACAGTTGCGTTTGTGGCGGCAGTCCACCAACCGGGGCGTGATAACTGGGGTTTGTCATGATAACTGCTCCTTCGGAAGAAAGTGGCGGCTCGTGAAATTCAGAATCAAAACGTTTATGGCAAACGATCTGCAAGACGAAGGCTGGCTATTTTTTTGATTTGTTCAATCGCCATTTTATATTCGGCTTTCTGATCGTTTTGCAGGCGGCTTTCAAAGGCCGCGAGAATGTCATCCTTGTGCGCCCCCTTGATCGCCATGATGAAAGGGAAATTGAATCGCGCCTTGTAGGCGTCGTTAAGCTCGGTAAACCGGGCAACTTCCTTATCACTTAAATGGTCAAGACCTGCCGATGCCTGTTCATTGGTAGAATCCGGAGTTAAGGCTTTGGCCATTGCCAACTTGCCGGCCAGATCGGGGTGGGCGTTAATCAGGGCCAGTTTTTCATCTTCACTGGCGCTGTCCAGAACGGCGCTGAAAGCATCCATAATGCCGCCCGCTGTGTTGGCGCTTGCGCTCAATCCGGTGGCGTAGGCGCGCTGGGAGATCCACGGCGAATGCTCAAATATATCGGCAAAACATTGCACGAACTGAACTTCTGACATGCTCTCAGGCGTCAGGTTCTTTGGGGCGTGATTTACGAGCCAATGACGGGCAATGTCGCAGCGGCGGGCCAGCCAGACTTTTTCATGGCTCTCTACATAGTCAAGGAAGCGGGCCAGTGCGGCTGCCCGTCCGGGCCTTCCGGCAAGACGGCAATGCAGGCCAATGGACATCATTTTGGGCTGCCCGGCTTCACCTTCATCGTAAAGTACGTCGAAGGTATCCTTCAGATAGTTAAAGAACTGATCGCCTGAATTAAAACCCTGCGGTGTGGCGAAGCGCATATCATTGGCGTCCAGGGTATAGGGAACGATCAGATGCGGACCCTTTGGACCATCTACCCAGTAAGGCAAATCGTCGGCATAGGAATCCGCCGAATACAACAGGCCACCCTGCTCCATCACCAAATCAAGCGTGTTTTCTGAACTGCGGCCCGTATACCAACCAAATGGTTGAGCGCCGGTAAGGTTTTCATGGATGCGCAGGGCGTCAACCATGTGACTGCGCTCATCTTCTTTATCAAAATCCTTGTAGTCGATCCATTTCAGGCCATGGCTGGCAATTTCCCAACCGGACGTTTGCATGGCGGTGACGACATCAGCGTTCTTTTCAAGGGCGCTGGCAACCGCAAACACGGTTACCGGAATGGAACGCTCATTAAACATCCTTGCCAGGCGCCAGAATCCGGCACGACTGCCGTATTCGTAAATGCTTTCCATATTCATATGGCGTTGTCCCGGCCACGATGATGCGCCGACGATTTCCGACAGGAAAGCCTCTGAACCCTGGTCACCGTGCAGGATATTATTTTCCCCGCCTTCTTCGTAGTTAATGACAAACTGCACGGCGATACGGGCGTCACCGGGCCATGCGGCAACCGGCGGCGTGGAACCATAGCCGATCATGTCACGGGGATAATTATCGCTCATTTATTTGCCTTGAATGCCTTACCTTAGAAACGCTAACAAGAAGTAGACATAAAATCCGGCTTCTCCATAGCCTTTGTTTTTTTGAAAGTGTTTTTATCATTTTGGAGCGTGCACCATGAACGATGCCAAGTCCGCCGATGGTTTCCTGACGACACATGTCCTGGACACCATGTCCGGTCAACCGGCCCAGGGTGTACGAATTACCTTGCGCAGCACTGAACAGTTAAATGCTCCCCTTCTTGCCGATACAGTGACAAACACCGATGGACGCTGCGACGCCCCGTTGCTTGAAGGCGAGGCTTTTCGTGCCGGCGGCTACCAGCTTGAATTTC comes from Rhodospirillaceae bacterium and encodes:
- a CDS encoding ureidoglycolate lyase, whose translation is MELELRELTRQSFAPYGDVIQTDGADNYLINDDLCRRFHDLAKIDVAGQGGRPLINIFRTRMWPMPLQVKRLEYHALSSQLFMPLGDTRFLIIVALPGDPLDPATMRAFVSDGAQGVNFHRRVWHHPLVALADNTDFLVIDRGGEGEDCVEHHFAEADWKTVNA
- a CDS encoding ATP-binding cassette domain-containing protein, translated to MSAKKTGVKEIKNGDPAIEILIDGLHKSFDGKHVLRGIDLDIRRNSIVAIVGGSGCGKTVLLNHILGLLEPDQGRVQVSDHDQDGEPLVDLADLDENQMANIHMHWGVVFQNNALFSGSVYDNIALWLSETRNMEIEEIEPIARKVLDAVSLSSDKDFLNLDVHDLSGGMAKRLALARALAMNPQVIFYDEPTTGLDPTSAAQVHDLIVTTHEQFMDNGHNRTTLIITHDKDLLNRMRPRTVMMHEGEIFFDGPLEEFEKSKSPYIRPYFDIMPILHGGRKPLAD
- a CDS encoding (S)-ureidoglycine aminohydrolase; the encoded protein is MTNPSYHAPVGGLPPQTQLLSGRAAFTTAYVVIPGDVMTDIVTSKLPFWSDSRFWVISRPLSGFAETFSQYICEVMPGGGSERPEAEAQAQAVLFVIKGTLSLTLDGNTHNLEPGGYAYIAPGSDWSVLNNSSSPVVFHWVRKIYEHVDGIDAPQSFVTNEKDIAPTAMPDTDGKWATTRFVDTDDLRHDMNVNIVTLEPGAVIPFTETHVMEHGLYVLEGKAVYRLNQDWLEVEAGDYMWLRAFCPQACYAGGPGKFRYLLYKNVNRHMPLGINK
- the uraH gene encoding hydroxyisourate hydrolase; translated protein: MNDAKSADGFLTTHVLDTMSGQPAQGVRITLRSTEQLNAPLLADTVTNTDGRCDAPLLEGEAFRAGGYQLEFHAGDYFRANNVDLGEPAFLDVVPLRFGISDPTSHYHVPLLISPYAFSTYRGS
- the puuE gene encoding allantoinase PuuE: MSDNYPRDMIGYGSTPPVAAWPGDARIAVQFVINYEEGGENNILHGDQGSEAFLSEIVGASSWPGQRHMNMESIYEYGSRAGFWRLARMFNERSIPVTVFAVASALEKNADVVTAMQTSGWEIASHGLKWIDYKDFDKEDERSHMVDALRIHENLTGAQPFGWYTGRSSENTLDLVMEQGGLLYSADSYADDLPYWVDGPKGPHLIVPYTLDANDMRFATPQGFNSGDQFFNYLKDTFDVLYDEGEAGQPKMMSIGLHCRLAGRPGRAAALARFLDYVESHEKVWLARRCDIARHWLVNHAPKNLTPESMSEVQFVQCFADIFEHSPWISQRAYATGLSASANTAGGIMDAFSAVLDSASEDEKLALINAHPDLAGKLAMAKALTPDSTNEQASAGLDHLSDKEVARFTELNDAYKARFNFPFIMAIKGAHKDDILAAFESRLQNDQKAEYKMAIEQIKKIASLRLADRLP